One part of the Crocosphaera sp. UHCC 0190 genome encodes these proteins:
- a CDS encoding GNAT family N-acetyltransferase, which produces MQIRQYEKSDLDAVLSSWETATRLAHPFMTDEFIAQERINVAEIYMPNTDTWVVELDSQVKGFIALMGNEVGAIFLQPECHGQGVGKSLMDKAQELHGDLEVEVFKENSIGRKFYSRYGFEQLEEKLHEATGQQVLRLKFTANKALH; this is translated from the coding sequence GTGCAAATACGACAATATGAAAAATCTGACTTGGATGCAGTTCTTTCCTCGTGGGAAACAGCGACTCGATTAGCTCATCCATTTATGACGGATGAGTTTATTGCTCAAGAACGAATAAACGTAGCTGAAATATATATGCCTAATACAGATACGTGGGTTGTTGAACTTGATAGTCAAGTTAAAGGTTTTATTGCGTTAATGGGTAACGAAGTTGGAGCAATATTTCTACAGCCAGAATGTCACGGTCAGGGCGTAGGCAAATCGTTAATGGATAAAGCACAAGAATTGCACGGAGATCTTGAAGTAGAAGTATTCAAAGAAAACTCAATTGGCCGTAAGTTTTACTCTAGATATGGTTTTGAGCAACTAGAAGAAAAATTACATGAGGCGACAGGTCAGCAGGTATTGCGCCTAAAATTTACGGCTAACAAGGCCTTGCACTAG